From a single Diachasmimorpha longicaudata isolate KC_UGA_2023 chromosome 15, iyDiaLong2, whole genome shotgun sequence genomic region:
- the LOC135169747 gene encoding nuclear transcription factor Y subunit gamma isoform X1, giving the protein MSVFFVNANQDSEVEDPIDSNGDLQIASPGSSEAQQALLTFWPKITEEIKKIATVSAMDLKTQSLPLARIKKIMKLDGDVKMISAEAPMLFSKAAEIFIHELTLRAWVHTEDNKRRTLQRNDIAMAITKYDQFDFLIDIVPRDELKQSKAQSDGVRTVMNSDQVHYYFQLAQQQASANQSVQNNGAAQPIQIVQPNAGQIQTINIGSSVDQESTTTSTAQTVTVQSPQQGGGQQVIQLQQQPQQTSPQTGGIQIVQQIVTPNGDIQQIPIQLTPQQLQMIRMQVQGGSNQPIIIQAAPIQAQPQIIQVAQSGQTPVYLQTSGNDNE; this is encoded by the exons ATGTCTGTGTTCTTTGTTAATGC AAATCAAGACAGCGAAGTGGAGGATCCGATAGATTCAAATGGAGATCTCCAGATAGCATCTCCGGGGAGTTCTGAAGCACAACAGGCACTGCTTACCTTCTGGCCGAAAATAActgaagaaattaaaaaaatagcaaCAGTTAGCGCG ATGGATTTGAAGACACAATCCCTGCCTCTGgcgaggataaaaaaaataatgaagttgGACGGTGACGTGAAGATGATCAGCGCCGaggcaccaatgttattttcaaaagcagctgaaatattcattcacGAGTTAACCCTGCGCGCGTGGGTGCACACTGAGGATAATAAAAGACGAACACTCCAGCGTAATGATATTGCAATGGCAATAACAAAGTATGatcaatttgattttcttATCGACATTGTACCGAGAGACGAATTGAAACAGAGTAAAGCCCAGTCGGACGGTGTTCGTACAGTAATGAATTCGGATCAGgtgcattattattttcaattggcACAGCAACAAGCATCTGCTAATCAGAGTGTTCAGAATAATGGTGCAGCACAGCCTATACAAATTGTTCAACCCAATGCGGGACAGATACAGACGATTAATATTGGCAGTTCAGTTGATCAGGAGTCGACGACAACGAGTACCGCTCAAACCGTCACTGTGCAGAGTCCTCAGCAGGGAGGTGGCCAGCAAGTTATACAGCTTCAACAACAGCCGCAACAGACTTCGCCGCAAACTGGAGGAATACAGATAGTACAACAGATTGTTACACCTAACGGGGATATTCAGCAAATACCT ATTCAACTAACCCCCCAACAACTACAAATGATTAGAATGCAAGTACAAGGGGGCAGTAATCAGCCGATAATCATCCAAGCAGCACCGATACAAGCCCAACCACAGATAATCCAAGTGGCGCAGAGTGGCCAAACCCCCGTGTACCTTCAAACGAGTGGGAACGATAACGAATAA
- the Cdk7 gene encoding cyclin-dependent kinase 7, producing MADKLRKYEKIDFLGEGQFATVYKAKDSETGHIVAVKKIKVGSRAEARDGINRTALREIKLLQDLKHENIIGLLDVFGHKSNVSLVFDFMDTDLEVIIKDNSIVLTTANIKSYIIQTLQGLDYLHFNWILHRDLKPNNLLVDSKGVLKIGDFGLAKFFGSPNRINTHQVVTRWYRSPELLYGARLYGTGVDMWAVGCILAELLLRVPFLPGESDLDQLTRIFQTLGTPTEETWRGMKELPDFIQFKPFPGTPLKHIFTAAGDDLLDLIARLLSINPLDRCTCDQALQMHYFSNKPAPTVGSRLPLPHAIKKQPEEKPSLKRKLLESVDGGSLAKRLQF from the exons ATGGCTGATAAACtaagaaaatatgaaaaaattgatttcctgGGAGAAGGGCAG TTCGCTACGGTTTACAAGGCTAAAGACTCAGAAACTGGCCACATCGTAGCTGTAAAAAAG ATCAAAGTGGGCAGTAGAGCTGAAGCTAGAGATGGTATTAATCGCACTGCACTGAGGGAAATCAAATTACTGCAAGACttaaaacatgaaaatattattggaTTGCTGG aTGTATTTGGTCACAAATCCAATGTATCCCTGGTATTTGATTTTATGGACACCGATCTTGAAGTGATAATCAAGGATAACAGTATCGTATTAACAACAGCAAACATAAAATCATATATTATCCAGACTCTGCAGGGACTGGATTACCTTCACTTCAACTGGATACTCCACAGGGATTTGAAGCCAAACAATCTCCTGGTGGACAGCAAGGGTGTTCTTAAGATCGGTGATTTTGGCTTGGCTAAATTCTTTGGTTCTCCAAATAGAATAAACACTCATCAGGTAGTAACAAGATGGTACAGATCACCAGAATTACTGTATGGGGCAAGATTGTATGGGACTGGAGTCGATATGTGGGCTGTGGGATGTATTCTTGCTGAATTATTACTTAGGGTTCCTTTTTTGCCTGGGGAGTCTGATCTGGATCAGCTGacgagaattttccag ACACTGGGAACACCAACAGAAGAGACATGGCGAGGAATGAAAGAACTACCagattttattcaattcaaacCATTTCCAGGCACTCCGTTGAAACACATATTCACAGCAGCTGGAGACGATCTGCTTGACCTAATAGCCCGTTTACTGAGTATAAATCCCCTGGACAGATGTACTTGCGACCAGGCCCTACAGATGCACTACTTCAGCAACAAACCAGCCCCCACTGTAGGTTCAAGATTGCCCCTGCCCCACGCAATAAAGAAACAGCCCGAGGAGAAACCCAGTCTCAAGAGGAAATTATTGGAATCTGTGGATGGAGGCAGTCTGGCCAAACGATTACAATTCTGA
- the Vps45 gene encoding vacuolar protein sorting-associated protein 45: MNVVTAIKLYITRMTEETGPGMKVLLMDKQTTSIVSLVYSHSEILMREVYLFEKIDAVVRSEALRHLKCIVFIRPTKENVALLCNELRNPKYGTYNIYFSNIIPTADIKLLADSDEQEVVREVHEHYADYLAINPHLFSLGIHACSEGLTWKPEYLQRSCEGIISVLLSLKKCPYIRYQSSSKMTKRLAEKIREVLTKESNSFKFRQETDPILLILDRRDDPVTPLLNQWTYQSMVHELLTINNNRVDLSHVKGISKELREVVLSAEHDEFYAENLYLNFGEIGQTIKELMEEFQRKAKKHQKVESISDMKNFVEAYPLFKKMSGTVSKHVTVVGELSNLVGQHNLLEISETEQELCCQSEHSNQLQKIKKLLNNPKVRDIDATRLVMLYALHYEKYTNNEIGTLVEMLKKREVPEKYTRLVYNILEYSGINIRQSNLFDREAVAKITKKLFKGLNGVDNVYTQHNPLLTEILEDLIKGKLNMQIYPYLGNMIMTKRTQDVIVFIIGGVTYEESLAVYNLNKQNPGVKIILGGTTIHNFESFSGEIVSAIDGVASKYKSRNH, translated from the exons atgaatgtaGTGACAGCgataaaattatatatcaccCGGATGACGGAGGAAACTGGTCCCGGCATGAAGGTACTCTTGATGGACAAGCAGACG ACGAGTATTGTGAGTTTGGTTTACAGTCATTCGGAAATATTAATGAGGGAGGTGTATCTATTTGAGAAAATTGATGCTGTGGTTCGGAGTGAGGCTCTGAGGCATTTAAAGTGTATTGTATTCATCAGACCGACCAAAGAGAATGTTGCTCTACTTTGTAATGAGCTAAGAAATCCAAAATACGGGACGTATAACATAT ATTTCAGTAACATCATCCCAACCGCTGATATTAAACTTCTCGCTGATAGCGATGAGCAGGAAGTTGTCAGGGAAGTTCATGAACATTATGCCGATTACCTAGCTATTAATCCACATTTATTTTCCCTTGGGATTCACGCATGTTCTGAAG GTTTAACATGGAAGCCAGAATATCTACAGCGGAGTTGCGAGGGGATAATTTCGGTGCTGCTATCCCTGAAAAAATGCCCCTATATTCGTTATCAGAGTAGTTCCAAAATGACCAAGAGGTTGGCAGAGAAGATTCGAGAAGTGCTGACCAAAGAGTCAAATTCCTTTAAATTCAGACAAGAGACTGATCCTATCCTGTTGATTTTGGATAGAAGGGATGATCCTGTGACACCTTTGTTGAATCAGTGGACATATCAGTCCATGGTCCACGAATTATTGACTATTAATAATAATCGGGTTGATTTGTCCCACGTTAAGGGAATTTCTAAGGAGCTAAGAGAGGTGGTTTTGAGTGCTGAGCATGACGAGTTTTATGCTGAG AATTTATACTTGAACTTTGGAGAAATTGGACAGACGATTAAAGAATTGATGGAGGAATTTCAACGAAAAGCAAAGAAACATCAGAAGGTGGAGAGTATCTCTGATATGAAAAACTTCGTTGAGGCCTATCCACTGTTCAAAAAAATGTCGGGAACAGTTTCGAAACACGTGACGGTTGTCGGTGAATTGTCAAATCTAGTCGGGCAACATAATTTGTTGGAAATTTCGGAGACGGAGCAGGAACTTTGCTGCCAGAGTGAACATTCTAATCAG cttcagaaaataaaaaaattgctaaacAATCCCAAAGTGCGAGACATTGACGCTACGAGATTAGTAATGCTGTATGCTCTTCATTACGAGAAATATACGAATAATGAGATTGGGACTCTTGTTGAAATGCTAAAGAAACGAGAAGTTCCAGAAAAATACACGAGG ctggtGTATAATATCTTGGAATACAGTGGTATAAACATAAGGCAGTCGAATTTATTCGATCGTGAGGCTGTAgcgaaaataacaaaaaaattatttaaaggaTTGAATGGAGTTGACAACGTCTACACTCAACATAATCCTCTTTTAACTGAAATCCTCGAGGATCTTATTaaaggaaaattaaatatgcAAATCTATCCCTACCTCGGTAATATGATCATGACGAAAAG AACTCAAGATGTTATTGTCTTCATCATCGGTGGTGTTACATATGAGGAGAGCCTCGCAGTCTACAATCTGAATAAACAAAATCCTGGAGTGAAAATAATCCTTGGTGGTACAACAATTCACAATTTTGAGAGTTTCTCTGGGGAAATTGTCTCGGCAATTGACGGTGTAGCATCAAAATATAAATCGAGAAATCATTGA
- the LOC135169745 gene encoding intraflagellar transport protein 52 homolog isoform X2: MNSAVDSAENDKHVIIFDASKNERRLNEEFKILQRKLKQKWKFVENNEVLSQETLANGQVLVLAEPRSKFTELEMNSIRGFINGGGNVLVMLSEGGENKLNTNINFLLEEFGIMVNNDFVVRMNYNQTLHPKECTITQGLSNNSRFVHNRDDFTHINFIYPYGATLNVVQPSTVALSTGTLATPMNRPVCAYYSSPTSTGKLVVLGSSRCLTDCYIEKEQNEILRDMIFQFFQSQEQVSKSFHLDEIEYPDYTYVPDITIEAENPKVCIQDLDTIDIPREYTKLFKHHFYSINLSMVPECIKAYEVLGVDHDPLTLIRPHFETPLPPTQPSVMTVLFFSKLNGLSPEFPRATSPCPGAL; this comes from the exons ATGAATTCGGCTGTAGATAGTGCGGAAAACGACAAGCATGTTATTATTTTCGATGCTTCGAAGAATGAGAGAAGACTCAACGAAGAATTCAAGATTTTACAGAGGAAGCTGAAGCAGAAGTGGAAATTTGTCGA gAATAATGAAGTATTATCTCAAGAGACTTTGGCCAACGGCCAAGTCCTGGTGCTGGCCGAGCCGCGGAGTAAATTCACGGAACTGGAGATGAATTCAATCAGAGGATTCATAAATGGTGGAGGAAATGTCCTAGTGATGCTTAGTGAAgggggagaaaataaattgaatactaatatcaattttttgctCGAAGAGTTTGGAATCATGGTGAACAACG aCTTCGTCGTGAGAATGAATTACAATCAAACACTGCATCCTAAGGAGTGCACCATCACCCAGGGGTTATCAAATAATTCGAGATTTGTACATAATCGCGACGACTTCAC gcatataaatttcatttatccTTATGGGGCGACATTGAATGTCGTGCAACCTTCAACAGTGGCCCTATCAACGGGTACCCTAGCCACCCCAATGAATAGACCAGTTTGTGCGTATTACTCATCACCCACGAGTACAGGAAAACTAGTCGTTCTAGGCTCCTCTCGGTGTTTGACTGATTGCTATATCGAGAAAGAGCAAAACGAAATCTTAAgagatatgatatttcaattctttcaGTCCCAAGAACAAGTGTCCAAGAGTTTTCATTTGGACGAAATTGAG TATCCAGACTATACGTATGTCCCGGACATCACAATAGAAGCGGAAAACCCAAAAGTCTGCATTCAGGATCTCGACACCATAGACATACCCCGAGAGTATACAAAACTTTTTAAACACCACTTCTACTCCATTAATTTGTCAATGGTTCCCGAGTGCATTAAAGCTTACGAAGTTCTTGGAGTTGACCACGATCCATTGACCCTCATAAGGCCACATTTCGAGACACCATTACCACCTACGCAGCCCTCAGTAATGACTGTTTTGTTCTTTTCTAAATTAaatg GTCTTTCCCCCGAGTTTCCAAGAGCTACCTCCCCCTGCCCTGGAGCTCTTTGA
- the LOC135169747 gene encoding nuclear transcription factor Y subunit gamma isoform X2 has translation MDLKTQSLPLARIKKIMKLDGDVKMISAEAPMLFSKAAEIFIHELTLRAWVHTEDNKRRTLQRNDIAMAITKYDQFDFLIDIVPRDELKQSKAQSDGVRTVMNSDQVHYYFQLAQQQASANQSVQNNGAAQPIQIVQPNAGQIQTINIGSSVDQESTTTSTAQTVTVQSPQQGGGQQVIQLQQQPQQTSPQTGGIQIVQQIVTPNGDIQQIPIQLTPQQLQMIRMQVQGGSNQPIIIQAAPIQAQPQIIQVAQSGQTPVYLQTSGNDNE, from the exons ATGGATTTGAAGACACAATCCCTGCCTCTGgcgaggataaaaaaaataatgaagttgGACGGTGACGTGAAGATGATCAGCGCCGaggcaccaatgttattttcaaaagcagctgaaatattcattcacGAGTTAACCCTGCGCGCGTGGGTGCACACTGAGGATAATAAAAGACGAACACTCCAGCGTAATGATATTGCAATGGCAATAACAAAGTATGatcaatttgattttcttATCGACATTGTACCGAGAGACGAATTGAAACAGAGTAAAGCCCAGTCGGACGGTGTTCGTACAGTAATGAATTCGGATCAGgtgcattattattttcaattggcACAGCAACAAGCATCTGCTAATCAGAGTGTTCAGAATAATGGTGCAGCACAGCCTATACAAATTGTTCAACCCAATGCGGGACAGATACAGACGATTAATATTGGCAGTTCAGTTGATCAGGAGTCGACGACAACGAGTACCGCTCAAACCGTCACTGTGCAGAGTCCTCAGCAGGGAGGTGGCCAGCAAGTTATACAGCTTCAACAACAGCCGCAACAGACTTCGCCGCAAACTGGAGGAATACAGATAGTACAACAGATTGTTACACCTAACGGGGATATTCAGCAAATACCT ATTCAACTAACCCCCCAACAACTACAAATGATTAGAATGCAAGTACAAGGGGGCAGTAATCAGCCGATAATCATCCAAGCAGCACCGATACAAGCCCAACCACAGATAATCCAAGTGGCGCAGAGTGGCCAAACCCCCGTGTACCTTCAAACGAGTGGGAACGATAACGAATAA
- the LOC135169745 gene encoding intraflagellar transport protein 52 homolog isoform X3, translating to MNSIRGFINGGGNVLVMLSEGGENKLNTNINFLLEEFGIMVNNDFVVRMNYNQTLHPKECTITQGLSNNSRFVHNRDDFTHINFIYPYGATLNVVQPSTVALSTGTLATPMNRPVCAYYSSPTSTGKLVVLGSSRCLTDCYIEKEQNEILRDMIFQFFQSQEQVSKSFHLDEIEYPDYTYVPDITIEAENPKVCIQDLDTIDIPREYTKLFKHHFYSINLSMVPECIKAYEVLGVDHDPLTLIRPHFETPLPPTQPSVFPPSFQELPPPALELFDLDEEFSSDLLKLSQLTNKYILLTGSSDESELDYYIREFGEIIRINNSPISTSKQVLNHIFQKLSSYKAMHN from the exons ATGAATTCAATCAGAGGATTCATAAATGGTGGAGGAAATGTCCTAGTGATGCTTAGTGAAgggggagaaaataaattgaatactaatatcaattttttgctCGAAGAGTTTGGAATCATGGTGAACAACG aCTTCGTCGTGAGAATGAATTACAATCAAACACTGCATCCTAAGGAGTGCACCATCACCCAGGGGTTATCAAATAATTCGAGATTTGTACATAATCGCGACGACTTCAC gcatataaatttcatttatccTTATGGGGCGACATTGAATGTCGTGCAACCTTCAACAGTGGCCCTATCAACGGGTACCCTAGCCACCCCAATGAATAGACCAGTTTGTGCGTATTACTCATCACCCACGAGTACAGGAAAACTAGTCGTTCTAGGCTCCTCTCGGTGTTTGACTGATTGCTATATCGAGAAAGAGCAAAACGAAATCTTAAgagatatgatatttcaattctttcaGTCCCAAGAACAAGTGTCCAAGAGTTTTCATTTGGACGAAATTGAG TATCCAGACTATACGTATGTCCCGGACATCACAATAGAAGCGGAAAACCCAAAAGTCTGCATTCAGGATCTCGACACCATAGACATACCCCGAGAGTATACAAAACTTTTTAAACACCACTTCTACTCCATTAATTTGTCAATGGTTCCCGAGTGCATTAAAGCTTACGAAGTTCTTGGAGTTGACCACGATCCATTGACCCTCATAAGGCCACATTTCGAGACACCATTACCACCTACGCAGCCCTCA GTCTTTCCCCCGAGTTTCCAAGAGCTACCTCCCCCTGCCCTGGAGCTCTTTGACCTCGATGAGGAATTCAGTTCCGATTTACTCAAACTGTCGCAACTGACAAATAAATACATTCTATTGACAGGCTCCTCAGACGAGTCTGAGCTCGATTACTACATTCGCGAGTTCGGGGAGATAATCAGAATTAACAATTCACCAATTTCCACGTCCAAACAAGTACTTAATcatatatttcaaaaattgagtAGCTACAAAGCAATGCATAATTAA
- the LOC135169748 gene encoding metaxin-1 — protein sequence MNFNDEYQLNVWKGDWGLPSADIPCLQVLAYAKFSGVPLTVNPTSNPFRTPRGHLPVLKAGVNSLDSIQDIVELFRKRNYNADFHLSSKQCSEVLSYEYMLKESLYPAVQFVWWIDQRNFTDFIRPWYAKAIPFPLNFYYPSKYQKHARAMIESLFPHEEVTTAIENKIYAEAQKCINLLSTRLGDSDYFYGSQPTYLDAIVFSYLAPLLKIPLPNPSLQNHLKACTNLGKFVSRISQRYFEADYQKYEKIKSKENETRLSKDADPEFPHKMRNQILAGIFAAVAMVSYAICTGIVK from the exons ATGAATTTCAATGATGAGTATCAGTTGAATGTTTGGAAGGGAGATTGGGGCCTACCATCCGCGGATATTCCATGTCTACAAGTTCTG GCCTACGCTAAGTTCAGTGGAGTGCCGCTGACAGTGAATCCAACAAGCAATCCCTTCAGGACTCCTCGCGGCCACTTACCGGTACTCAAAGCTGGCGTTAATTCGCTCGATTCAATCCAAGACATCGTTGAATTATTTCGTAAACGTAATTATAATGCAGACTTCCATTTATCATCTAAACAATGCTCCGAGGTTCTCAGTTATGAGTACATGCTCAAGGAGAGCTTGTATCCAGCTGTTCAATTTGTATG GTGGATCGACCAACGAAATTTCACCGATTTCATCCGTCCCTGGTACGCAAAAGCAATACCCTTTCCCCTCAATTTTTACTATCcctcaaaataccagaaacaCGCACGTGCCATGATAGAATCCCTTTTCCCCCACGAGGAGGTGACGACTGCAATCGAGAATAAAATATACGCCGAAGCCCAGAAGTGCATAAATCTTCTGTCAACGAGACTTGGTGATTCTGATTATTTCTACGGTTCGCAGCCTACATATCTCGATGCAATAGTCTTCTCTTACTTGGCGCCTCTGTTGAAAATACCATTGCCGAATCCATCACTTCAGAATCACCTCAAGGCATGCACAAACCTTGGGAAATTCGTTTCACGCATATCCCAGAGATATTTCGAGGCTGATTATCAGAAgtacgaaaaaattaaatcaaaggAGAACGAAACGAGGTTGAGCAAGGACGCTGATCCTGAATTTCCCCATAAAATGAGGAATCAAATATTGGCTGGAATTTTCGCTGCCGTGGCTATGGTCTCTTACGCTATTTGCACGGGtattgttaaataa
- the LOC135169745 gene encoding intraflagellar transport protein 52 homolog isoform X1 has protein sequence MNSAVDSAENDKHVIIFDASKNERRLNEEFKILQRKLKQKWKFVENNEVLSQETLANGQVLVLAEPRSKFTELEMNSIRGFINGGGNVLVMLSEGGENKLNTNINFLLEEFGIMVNNDFVVRMNYNQTLHPKECTITQGLSNNSRFVHNRDDFTHINFIYPYGATLNVVQPSTVALSTGTLATPMNRPVCAYYSSPTSTGKLVVLGSSRCLTDCYIEKEQNEILRDMIFQFFQSQEQVSKSFHLDEIEYPDYTYVPDITIEAENPKVCIQDLDTIDIPREYTKLFKHHFYSINLSMVPECIKAYEVLGVDHDPLTLIRPHFETPLPPTQPSVFPPSFQELPPPALELFDLDEEFSSDLLKLSQLTNKYILLTGSSDESELDYYIREFGEIIRINNSPISTSKQVLNHIFQKLSSYKAMHN, from the exons ATGAATTCGGCTGTAGATAGTGCGGAAAACGACAAGCATGTTATTATTTTCGATGCTTCGAAGAATGAGAGAAGACTCAACGAAGAATTCAAGATTTTACAGAGGAAGCTGAAGCAGAAGTGGAAATTTGTCGA gAATAATGAAGTATTATCTCAAGAGACTTTGGCCAACGGCCAAGTCCTGGTGCTGGCCGAGCCGCGGAGTAAATTCACGGAACTGGAGATGAATTCAATCAGAGGATTCATAAATGGTGGAGGAAATGTCCTAGTGATGCTTAGTGAAgggggagaaaataaattgaatactaatatcaattttttgctCGAAGAGTTTGGAATCATGGTGAACAACG aCTTCGTCGTGAGAATGAATTACAATCAAACACTGCATCCTAAGGAGTGCACCATCACCCAGGGGTTATCAAATAATTCGAGATTTGTACATAATCGCGACGACTTCAC gcatataaatttcatttatccTTATGGGGCGACATTGAATGTCGTGCAACCTTCAACAGTGGCCCTATCAACGGGTACCCTAGCCACCCCAATGAATAGACCAGTTTGTGCGTATTACTCATCACCCACGAGTACAGGAAAACTAGTCGTTCTAGGCTCCTCTCGGTGTTTGACTGATTGCTATATCGAGAAAGAGCAAAACGAAATCTTAAgagatatgatatttcaattctttcaGTCCCAAGAACAAGTGTCCAAGAGTTTTCATTTGGACGAAATTGAG TATCCAGACTATACGTATGTCCCGGACATCACAATAGAAGCGGAAAACCCAAAAGTCTGCATTCAGGATCTCGACACCATAGACATACCCCGAGAGTATACAAAACTTTTTAAACACCACTTCTACTCCATTAATTTGTCAATGGTTCCCGAGTGCATTAAAGCTTACGAAGTTCTTGGAGTTGACCACGATCCATTGACCCTCATAAGGCCACATTTCGAGACACCATTACCACCTACGCAGCCCTCA GTCTTTCCCCCGAGTTTCCAAGAGCTACCTCCCCCTGCCCTGGAGCTCTTTGACCTCGATGAGGAATTCAGTTCCGATTTACTCAAACTGTCGCAACTGACAAATAAATACATTCTATTGACAGGCTCCTCAGACGAGTCTGAGCTCGATTACTACATTCGCGAGTTCGGGGAGATAATCAGAATTAACAATTCACCAATTTCCACGTCCAAACAAGTACTTAATcatatatttcaaaaattgagtAGCTACAAAGCAATGCATAATTAA
- the LOC135169743 gene encoding cyclin-dependent kinase 8 yields MMDYEFKIKTQKDRTKVEDLFEFEGCKVGRGTYGHVYKARRKEGIPDAEFKSRPDTKDFGLKQIEGTGLSMSACREIALLRELKHINVITLIRVFLSHNDRKVSLLFDFAEHDLWHIIKFHRAAKANKKPVMVPKGMVKSLLYQILNGIHYLHSNWVLHRDLKPANILVMGEGNERGRVKIADMGFARLFNAPLKPLADLDPVVVTFWYRAPELLLGARHYTKAIDIWAIGCIFAELLTAEPIFHCRQEDIKTSNPYHHEQLDRIFNVMGFPLEKDWEDIKKMPEHPTLLKDFKRSNYANCSLTKYMDRHKIKPDSKAFNLLQKLLMMDPNKRITSEHSMQDAYFQEEPLPTQDIFAGCPIPYPKREFLTDDDTEEKTENKARQNQQQTQQQQPTQPQQGNSEHSHGQNQKRVRLNGPHGAPEFHQHQTHTMTHQQPPGMVYSTAQSAQPANFHQRY; encoded by the exons ATGATGGATTacgaatttaaaataaaaacccaGAAAGACAGAACTAAAGTTGAGGATTTGTTTGAGTTTGAGGGATGCAAAGTGGGACGTGGCACTTATGGGCATGTCTATAAAGCCAGGCGTAAAGAGGG AATTCCAGATGCTGAATTTAAATCTCGACCCGACACAAAGGATTTCGGTCTTAAACAAATTGAGGGTACGGGCCTGTCTATGTCAGCATGTCGAGAAATAGCA TTACTCAGGGAATTGAAGCATATCAACGTGATAACGCTGAttcgtgtttttctctctcataaTGATCGTAAAGTGTCACTGTTGTTTGATTTTGCAGAGCATGATCTATGG CATATAATCAAATTTCACAGAGCAGCAAAAGCCAATAAAAAACCAGTGATGGTACCTAAAGGAATGGTTAAATCACTCTTATATCAAATATTGAATGGTATACATTATTTACATTCCAATTGGGTTCTTCATCGGGATTTG AAACCAGCGAATATATTAGTAATGGGAGAAGGAAACGAGAGAGGTCGTGTAAAAATAGCCGATATGGGATTTGCAAGATTATTCAATGCTCCACTAAAACCTCTAGCTGACCTCGACCCTGTAGTGGTAACCTTCTGGTACAGAGCACCAGAACTACTCTTAGGAGCGAGGCATTATACAAAAGCAATTG ACATTTGGGCCATAGGATGTATATTTGCAGAACTATTAACTGCCGAACCAATTTTCCACTGTAGACAAGAGGATATTAAAACGAGCAATCCTTACCATCATGAACAATTAGATCG AATATTCAATGTCATGGGTTTTCCATTGGAGAAAGACTGGGAAGATATTAAGAAGATGCCAGAGCATCCTACGTTACTGAAAGACTTTAAAAGATCAAA ttATGCCAACTGTTCCTTGACGAAATATATGGACCGGCATAAGATAAAACCTGATAGTAAAGCATTTAATCTG ctgcaaaaattattgatgatggATCCTAACAAGCGAATAACGTCGGAACACTCAATGCAAGATGCCTATTTTCAAGAGGAACCACTGCCAACACAAGA CATATTTGCTGGTTGTCCAATCCCTTATCCAAAACGAGAGTTTTTGACTGATGACGATACTGAAGAGAAGACAGAGAACAAAGCTCGACAAAATCAACAGCAAACG CAACAACAGCAGCCAACGCAGCCGCAACAGGGTAATAGCGAACACAGTCACGGTCAAAATCAAAAACGAGTGCGACTGAATGGTCCTCACGGGGCACCGGAATTCCATCAACATCAGACTCATACAATGACTCATCAGCAGCCACCCGGTATGGTTTATTCAACTGCACAGTCAGCTCAGCCAGCCAATTTCCATCAGCGTTACTAG